Within Streptomyces roseirectus, the genomic segment GTTCGTCGCCGGGCCGACCGTGTTCGTCCTCGATCTGCTGCCGACGTCGATCGGCGCGTACCTCGGGGACCTGCCGCAGATGGCGGGGCGGACGCAGGCGTCCAGCGGTGAGGGCGTGTCGCAGTGGCTGTCCGGGTGGACGATCTTCTACTGGGCGTGGTGGATCTCGTGGGCGCCGTTCGTGGGGATGTTCATCGCGCGCATCAGCCGCGGGCGGACGATCCGTCAGTTCGTCGGCGGGGTCATCCTGGTGCCGAGCACGGTCAGCCTGCTGTGGTTCGCGGTGTTCGGCGGTTCGGCGCTCAGGCTGCGCGAACAGGGGCGGCTCGGGGACGCGACGACGCCGGAGAGCCGGCTCTTCGGGGTGCTCCAGCAGTATCCGGCGGCCACGCTGACCTGCGTCGTCGTGATGGTGCTCGTCGGGATCTTCTTCGTCTCCGGCGCCGATGCCGCGTCCATCGTCATGGGGACGCTCTCGCAGCGGGGTTCGCTGGAGCCGGGGCAGGCCGTGGTCGTGTTCTGGGGTGTGCTGACCGGTGCGGTCGCCGCCGTGATGCTGCTGGTCGGCGGGGGTGGCGGGGACGCGCTCACCGGGTTGCAGAACCTGACCATCCTGGCGGCGGCGCCGTTCACGCTGGTGATGGTCGGGCTGTGCGTCGCCCTCACCCGCGATCTGCGGCACGACCCGCTGATCGTGCGGGGGCGCCGGGGCGAGAAGGCCATCGACACGGCCGTCATCGCGGGGCACGAACGCTACGACGGCGACTTCGAGCTGCGGATCGGGCCGCCGTCCTCGCCCTGAGACACCGTCGGACCCGCAGCAGCGGCGTCCAGGGCGTACATCAATAGGTATGTTGACATAGGTGTCTCGCCATAGCTAATCTGCCCGGGTGTCCGGAATCAGCGGGGCTCCCACAAGCCCGAGCAGCGTCGACCGTGTGGCCGAGGGCCTTGCGGGATGTCTGCCTGTGCTGGACCGGGCCGTGAAGGCGCACCTTGAGGGGCGGCTGCCGTTCCCGAGGCTGCCCGAACGGCAGTTGGCGTTGCTTCAGCACGTCGCCGGGCATGACGGGGTGACGGTGCAGAGCGCGGCGGACGCGCTCGGGATGATCCCGAACAACGTCAGCGCGCTGGTGACGCGGCTGACCACGGCGGGGCTGCTGGAACGGCGGCAGGACGAGGCCGACAAACGGGTGGCGCACCTGCGGGTGACCACCGAGGCCCGCCGGCGGATCGCCGAGGTGGACGGACTCGTCACGCGGCGGATCTCGGCCGCGCTGCACACCCTCACCGAGGGCGAACTGGGCGCCCTCGGTTCGGCGCTCGGCGCCCTCGTCGCACTCGGCGAAGCGCTGCGCGACCGCGCGCTCTGAATCGCCCGCCCCACCTTCCGCACGCCCCCAACCGGCGTGCCCCTCCCCCATGTTCACGCGGCGCCCTCGCACGCGCCGCTACGTCCTGAGGACTCCTCACCCATGTCTGTCTCCGCTGTCTCCACAGCACCCGCGCCGCCCGCCCGGGACCTGCGCGCCAACCCCTGGCTGACGCTGGTCGCCGTCGCGTTCGGCCTGTTCATGGTCGGTCTCGACGGCTCCGTCGTGTCGATCGCCAACGCCGAGATCGCCCGCGATCTCCAGGCCGACACCGCCGAGTTGCAGTGGGTCACCAACTCCTACCTCCTCGCCCTCGCCGCGACCCTGATCCTCGGCGGCAAGCTCGGTGACCGGCTCGGGCGCCGCACGCTGTACCTGGTCGGCGTCGTCGGGTTCACGGCGGCGTCCGTCGCGATCGGGCTCGTCGGCTCGATCGAGGGCGTCATCGCCTTCCGTGCCGTGCAGGGGCTGTTCGGGGCGATGCTGATGCCGAACACGCTCGCGCTGCTGCGGGCGGTGTTCCCGCCGAGGAAGTTCGGGATGGCCGTCGGGATCTGGGCGATGATCTCGTCCGTGTCCACCGCGCTCGGCCCGATCGTGGGCGGCCTCCTCGTCGAGCACGTCAACTGGGAGTCCGTGTTCTACATCAACGCCCCGATCGGGGTGATCGCGCTCGTGTTCGGCCTGGTCGTGCTGCCGCAGTCCCGCAACGACGCCGCCGCCGGCGAGCGGTTCGACGTCCCCGGTGTGGTGCTGCTCGCGGGCGGTCTGCTGGCGGTCGTGTTCGGGGTCGTCAAGGGCGAGACCTGGGGCTGGACCTCGGGCGGGACGCTCGGGGCGATCGGCGGCGGGATCGTCGTCCTCGTCCTGTTCGGGTGGTACGAGACGCGGGTCGCGCATCCGCTGCTGCCGATGCGGCTGTTCCGCAGTCCGGCGCTGACCGTCGGGGTGTTCGTCACCGCGCTGAACTTCTTCATCCTGCTCGGGGTGATCTTCTTCGTGATGCTGTACCTGCAGAATGTGCGGGGGTTCACGCCCGTCGAGTCGGGGGTGCGGACGCTGCCGCTGAGCATCGCCTCGATGCTGGCGTCGCCGCTCGGGGCGAAGCTCACCGAGCGGTTCGGGCCGCGGCTGACGATGCCGCTGGGGATGGTGCTCCAGGCGGGTGCCGCGTTCACGATGCTGGCGTGGAGCGCCGACTCGTCGTACGCCACGATGTGGCCGCCGTTCATCGCGCTCGGCCTCGGGGTCGGCATGGTGATGTCGGCGTCGTCCGACGCGATCGTGGGGAACGCGCCCGTGCGGGACGGCGGCGTGGCCGGTGGGC encodes:
- a CDS encoding MarR family winged helix-turn-helix transcriptional regulator, with translation MAEGLAGCLPVLDRAVKAHLEGRLPFPRLPERQLALLQHVAGHDGVTVQSAADALGMIPNNVSALVTRLTTAGLLERRQDEADKRVAHLRVTTEARRRIAEVDGLVTRRISAALHTLTEGELGALGSALGALVALGEALRDRAL